The following proteins are co-located in the Acinetobacter shaoyimingii genome:
- a CDS encoding AAA family ATPase, giving the protein MKILSIRLKNLASLSGEHFIDFESEPLASSGLIAIVGKTGAGKSTILDAMCLALFNKIPRLKDSDGKLQDVDGTELLTNSPLTVLRRGTAQGFAELFFVAQDQKHYLARWEIKRSREKVDGKLQSVQRYLKCLTDGVVIADKAKAVDSSILKITQLSFEQFTRAVLLAQSEVTAFLKARDSERGELLEYLTNSSIFAKVGQLAYEKTKHIANQRKELENVLGHIEILSDDDLNLATTEFQDGDRKLKSLETEKTNLEKQRQWFERKQKLDSDIVLKQQHYDDQRNQQQLLQPEKQRLQQLEIFSGIRPMVFQKQQCLKAQKDFEPQILAKQKSFEDGLHIFNAEKALYIQAETALNQIQEFEQQHQHPLAEVRKCVLARDSIAEDYKKFKAKMVELQATKQPLELEQQQFDQQLQHLQQQHIDLQKEITQGARFQALDQSIHAHVQALGQFIRQYQTLEQQLQQHNLTDIHTATLHLKEQHQQLQLSTEQFGTTQQIEQQLLELRHSRDQHIEQFNQLQLMQQQIQQWLELHGTVLDLQQKLEHSTTQQNSLEQNAQQSEQAYLSMKAEHQQLIQLLQQQRLLHAENIEHLRAELKPDEPCVVCGSTEHPYRHNEAAVSKALYELQQQQEQQAEQKQQTAFQAWQQAQQALTRFNTEIEQLNLQLKNNQNKTENFKKALLEHAQRIHIELDVDQSPLEIEQQLRTYIQTSQQSQKESATRIQHIEQAHKQQYGLTQTIQQLENLLNNAERLQQHVQHIVDCCSETERQAWQTQTTATAQQILSLLQRRAEQLNQNEQLHKDIDVKQQKRQLLINRIEHLMTQIKDAELNLTEISEKGHQNNLQANQLIQQMTGLVDVKAHEWLTQHDLDRQQAQTHYHQLKQKFEQARLHHDEQKQALEQLKAQQMQNQQTLSQAQKTIEEWLLKHPQFDDTQLNALNEITSAQEQQIRQKIQSSERLFNETASALKTMQEQLAEHLLQQPIIQFEELNLIIQQNLDALQNQQVLRDQLKLKLDQHHANVEKQQKFATQIQAIQQEEHRWGKISGLMGDSTGKKFRDLAQQYNLDILIEHANQQLSLLSQRYTLKRLDNSLSLAIIDHDMDGEMRSVASLSGGESFLTALALSLAIANMASGSMKIESLFIDEGFGTLDASSLHMVMNALDQLQSQGRKVVLISHIQEMHERIPVQIQVRPLGAGASTIEIVS; this is encoded by the coding sequence ATGAAAATTTTATCGATTCGACTTAAAAATTTGGCATCTTTGTCAGGTGAACACTTTATCGATTTTGAATCTGAACCTTTAGCCAGCTCTGGCTTAATTGCTATAGTCGGTAAAACAGGTGCAGGTAAATCCACCATTTTAGATGCCATGTGTTTGGCATTGTTCAATAAAATTCCACGCTTAAAAGATAGCGACGGTAAATTACAAGATGTTGATGGCACTGAACTGTTAACCAATTCCCCTCTAACAGTGTTACGTCGTGGTACGGCGCAAGGTTTTGCTGAACTGTTTTTTGTCGCTCAAGACCAAAAACATTATTTAGCCCGTTGGGAAATTAAACGTTCACGTGAAAAAGTCGATGGCAAATTACAAAGCGTACAACGCTATCTGAAATGCTTAACCGATGGCGTGGTCATTGCTGACAAAGCCAAAGCCGTAGATAGCAGCATTTTAAAAATTACCCAACTCAGTTTTGAACAATTTACCCGTGCAGTCCTGTTAGCACAGTCTGAAGTCACGGCGTTTTTAAAAGCACGTGATAGCGAGCGTGGTGAACTACTCGAATATCTCACTAACTCCAGTATTTTTGCCAAAGTTGGTCAATTGGCTTATGAAAAAACCAAGCACATCGCCAACCAGCGTAAAGAACTGGAAAATGTCTTAGGGCATATTGAGATTTTGTCTGATGACGATCTAAACCTTGCTACAACGGAATTTCAGGATGGTGATCGCAAATTAAAAAGCCTAGAAACTGAAAAAACAAATCTAGAAAAACAACGACAATGGTTTGAACGTAAGCAAAAATTGGACAGCGACATTGTGTTGAAACAACAACACTACGACGATCAGCGCAATCAACAGCAACTCTTACAACCTGAAAAACAACGTTTACAGCAACTTGAAATCTTTTCAGGCATCCGTCCAATGGTCTTTCAAAAACAGCAATGTTTAAAAGCTCAAAAAGATTTTGAACCGCAGATTTTAGCCAAGCAAAAAAGCTTTGAGGATGGCTTACACATATTTAATGCTGAAAAAGCCTTATATATCCAAGCGGAAACAGCGCTGAATCAGATACAGGAGTTTGAGCAACAACATCAACACCCTTTGGCGGAAGTGCGTAAATGTGTTTTAGCCCGAGACAGCATTGCTGAAGATTACAAAAAGTTCAAAGCCAAAATGGTTGAGTTGCAAGCCACTAAACAGCCTTTAGAACTTGAACAACAACAATTTGATCAGCAACTTCAACATTTGCAACAACAACATATTGATCTACAAAAAGAGATTACTCAAGGTGCTCGTTTTCAGGCTTTGGATCAAAGTATTCATGCGCATGTACAAGCTTTGGGACAGTTTATTCGCCAATACCAAACACTAGAACAACAACTGCAACAGCACAATTTAACTGATATTCACACTGCGACCCTACACCTAAAAGAACAGCATCAGCAGTTACAGCTCAGCACTGAACAATTCGGCACGACACAACAGATTGAACAGCAGTTACTTGAATTAAGACACTCACGTGATCAACACATTGAGCAATTCAATCAACTGCAATTGATGCAACAGCAAATCCAACAATGGCTTGAATTACATGGTACTGTGCTCGATCTACAACAGAAACTTGAACATTCGACTACACAGCAAAACAGCCTTGAACAAAATGCACAGCAGAGCGAACAGGCTTATCTATCGATGAAAGCTGAGCATCAACAACTGATTCAACTATTGCAACAACAACGCTTATTACATGCAGAAAATATCGAACATTTACGTGCCGAACTAAAACCAGATGAACCTTGTGTGGTCTGTGGTAGTACTGAACATCCTTATCGTCACAATGAAGCAGCTGTCTCTAAAGCTTTATATGAACTGCAACAACAACAAGAACAACAAGCCGAACAAAAACAGCAAACTGCTTTTCAAGCTTGGCAACAAGCTCAGCAAGCATTGACCCGATTCAACACTGAAATTGAACAACTGAACCTTCAACTCAAAAATAATCAAAACAAAACAGAAAACTTTAAAAAAGCGCTTCTTGAACATGCTCAGCGTATTCATATTGAACTCGATGTTGATCAAAGTCCGCTTGAAATTGAACAACAATTACGGACCTATATTCAGACGTCTCAACAATCGCAAAAAGAATCAGCCACACGTATTCAACATATTGAACAAGCACACAAACAGCAATATGGTTTAACACAGACGATTCAACAGTTGGAAAACCTACTGAACAATGCTGAACGCTTGCAACAGCACGTGCAACACATTGTAGATTGTTGTAGTGAGACAGAGCGTCAGGCATGGCAAACGCAAACCACAGCCACGGCACAGCAGATTTTAAGCCTATTGCAAAGACGTGCCGAGCAATTGAACCAAAATGAACAATTGCATAAAGACATTGATGTTAAGCAGCAAAAACGCCAATTGCTGATCAATCGTATTGAACATTTGATGACTCAGATCAAAGATGCTGAACTTAACTTGACTGAAATTTCAGAAAAAGGACATCAGAACAATCTACAAGCCAATCAACTCATTCAGCAAATGACGGGGCTGGTCGATGTCAAAGCTCATGAATGGTTGACTCAGCATGACCTAGATCGCCAACAGGCGCAGACGCATTATCATCAACTGAAGCAAAAGTTTGAACAGGCACGTCTGCATCATGATGAGCAAAAGCAAGCTCTAGAACAGCTTAAAGCACAGCAAATGCAAAATCAGCAAACGCTAAGTCAAGCTCAGAAGACGATTGAAGAATGGTTGCTCAAACATCCACAGTTTGATGATACACAACTCAATGCCTTAAACGAGATTACATCAGCGCAAGAACAGCAGATTCGTCAAAAAATTCAAAGCAGTGAGCGTTTATTCAATGAAACTGCATCTGCCTTAAAAACCATGCAAGAGCAGTTGGCTGAACATCTATTACAACAACCGATCATTCAATTCGAAGAGCTGAATTTAATCATTCAGCAAAATTTAGATGCATTGCAGAATCAACAAGTCCTGCGAGATCAACTGAAATTAAAATTAGATCAACATCATGCCAATGTCGAAAAACAACAGAAATTTGCCACGCAGATTCAAGCCATACAACAAGAAGAGCACCGTTGGGGCAAAATTTCTGGACTCATGGGTGACTCTACAGGTAAAAAATTCCGAGACCTCGCTCAGCAATATAATTTGGATATTTTAATTGAACATGCCAACCAACAGCTGAGTCTGCTTTCGCAACGCTATACGTTAAAACGTTTAGACAATTCATTAAGCCTTGCCATTATCGACCATGACATGGATGGTGAAATGCGTTCTGTCGCATCACTATCGGGCGGCGAGTCCTTCCTGACCGCTCTTGCGCTGTCACTTGCGATTGCCAATATGGCATCAGGTTCAATGAAAATTGAATCCCTGTTTATTGATGAAGGTTTCGGGACTTTAGATGCGTCATCTTTACATATGGTCATGAATGCATTGGATCAATTGCAAAGCCAAGGGCGTAAAGTGGTGCTCATTTCGCATATACAAGAAATGCATGAGCGTATTCCTGTACAAATTCAGGTCAGACCTTTAGGTGCAGGTGCGAGTACCATTGAGATTGTGAGTTAG
- a CDS encoding exonuclease SbcCD subunit D C-terminal domain-containing protein — MTVRFFHTSDWHLGQYFYNHSRQYEHEQFLAWLITQIQEKQPDALLIAGDIFDVINPASSAQKQLYQFLADAHAVAPHMQTLMIAGNHDSGYRIEQVEPLLAKYNAKTVGVLHKNQDGQIDLDRLLIPIYDEQQNIVAWCLSLPFLRPSEITGINDQTTDHHNAIAYLHQELIAAAKARKTEDQALILMSHAHMQGGETSDSERPIIIGNEEALSTNLFDDVIDYVALGHLHKPQKVGQEHIRYSGSPIPLSFSEINYKHQVVEVEINPHAKDEKRFKFEALSIPRCVQLHKIKGELTEVFNKLKTLPLGEIENIDQREYVDIEYHTHTPPQPNLRHLLEEALPPNRYRLVRISRQYQVTGEMLEQAHHINLEPPTPEKLFQQIWQKQGYSEDTDVWKDFMSLVDEAKKSLEDDVEA; from the coding sequence ATGACAGTTCGTTTTTTTCATACTTCAGATTGGCACTTAGGACAATACTTTTACAACCACTCTCGTCAGTATGAACATGAACAGTTTTTGGCATGGTTGATTACTCAAATACAAGAAAAACAGCCAGATGCTTTGCTCATTGCAGGTGATATTTTTGATGTCATCAATCCTGCATCTTCAGCGCAAAAACAACTCTATCAATTCTTAGCCGATGCCCATGCGGTTGCCCCACATATGCAAACCTTGATGATTGCAGGCAATCACGACTCAGGTTATCGCATTGAACAAGTTGAACCGCTACTCGCAAAATACAATGCCAAAACCGTTGGGGTTTTACATAAAAATCAAGATGGGCAAATCGATCTCGATCGTTTGCTCATCCCCATTTATGATGAACAGCAAAACATCGTTGCTTGGTGCTTAAGCCTACCCTTTCTACGCCCTTCAGAAATTACAGGCATCAATGATCAAACAACAGATCATCATAATGCCATTGCTTATTTGCATCAGGAACTCATTGCTGCCGCCAAAGCTCGAAAAACGGAAGATCAAGCACTCATTTTAATGTCACATGCGCATATGCAAGGTGGTGAAACCTCTGATTCAGAGCGCCCAATTATTATTGGCAATGAAGAAGCGCTATCAACAAATTTATTTGATGATGTTATCGATTATGTTGCACTCGGGCATCTGCACAAACCGCAAAAAGTCGGTCAGGAACATATCCGTTATAGTGGATCGCCCATTCCTTTGTCTTTTAGTGAAATCAATTACAAGCATCAGGTGGTTGAAGTCGAAATTAATCCTCATGCAAAAGATGAAAAACGTTTTAAATTTGAAGCGTTAAGTATTCCTCGCTGTGTGCAGTTGCATAAGATCAAAGGTGAGCTCACTGAAGTCTTTAACAAGCTCAAAACACTGCCTTTGGGTGAAATTGAAAATATTGACCAACGTGAATATGTGGACATTGAATATCATACCCACACTCCACCACAACCGAATTTAAGACATCTGCTTGAAGAAGCTCTTCCACCCAACCGTTATCGTTTAGTGCGTATTTCCAGACAATACCAAGTAACAGGTGAAATGCTGGAACAGGCTCATCACATTAATCTTGAACCGCCAACGCCAGAAAAACTCTTTCAGCAAATTTGGCAGAAACAAGGCTACAGCGAAGATACAGACGTTTGGAAAGATTTTATGAGTTTGGTAGATGAAGCGAAAAAATCACTTGAAGATGACGTAGAAGCTTAA
- a CDS encoding ABZJ_00895 family protein: protein MVSLNKYYLWFFLLCLGLTLVAGVLAALLPQEVAGIVTALPYLLAMIFVLYKFLNDQKRAPTDQERKKMTLIYTLIFWGYNFAGVLLGVYLFSRSDPQVWQIFTASMQNTRFLSLSVIMIMLLAIPLYLITYWFYGPQAKRMAKKKFGHVE, encoded by the coding sequence ATGGTTTCTTTAAACAAATACTATTTGTGGTTCTTTTTACTTTGTTTAGGGCTAACTTTAGTTGCAGGCGTTTTGGCCGCATTATTGCCACAAGAGGTGGCAGGTATCGTGACAGCATTGCCGTATTTGCTTGCCATGATTTTTGTATTATACAAATTTTTAAATGATCAAAAGAGAGCACCGACCGATCAAGAACGAAAAAAAATGACCTTGATCTATACCCTTATTTTTTGGGGATACAACTTTGCAGGTGTATTGTTAGGCGTGTATTTATTTTCACGCAGTGATCCTCAAGTTTGGCAGATTTTTACGGCATCAATGCAGAACACACGCTTTTTAAGTTTGAGCGTGATCATGATTATGCTGTTGGCCATTCCGCTTTATTTGATTACTTATTGGTTTTATGGTCCACAAGCCAAACGTATGGCGAAGAAAAAATTTGGACATGTTGAATAA